In Anopheles ziemanni chromosome X, idAnoZiCoDA_A2_x.2, whole genome shotgun sequence, the genomic window AGTGGGCTCGGAAGCGAAAAAATACACTCACACTACATCATATCAAATGTCAGCGCCAACTCCGGTCGCATCCCACAGCAGCAAGCAGGAGGCTCATAAGCAGCGCAGTGTAGAAATTTTATGAGCAGGCCTACTTGGTATGGTGCATTGCCATTCGCAGAAAAGCAGAAGCACGCCTTATCGGCTGTGTCGTCGGTGGTGCGATGCAATGGTCTTTTGCCCCCCTGCCGTTGTGCGTGCACACAGCGCTGCACTAATTTATCCGCGTTGGCACAGGAGCAATCTGCCCATACTGACCCTGCCTTTTGCTCGTTTCTTTGCAGGGGTGAATTCAACAATCGATGTCAGAGCGGCCATTTCGGCGAGTATGGCGGTTACAGTGACGGCGGTGCTCTTCCGGAGCAAAGAGGTGACAAACTACGGTTTTATTCTGAGGCAACTAGACTCCGGCGAGCATGTGGTGTACAAAATCGCCAAAAACACACCGGCGGATATGTGCTTCGAGGTAGGTGCGAGGGATGGTTACGTGGCAAGCAAACTTTAGGGCTCCTGTCCCTCAGGCATGTGATTTTTATCATCAAACACCGGTCTGTTTGTTTCGCACGATCATCTCTTTGGCGTATTTTGCCAACGGTTTTATTTGAAAGCGACTGCGCTGGGCCGGGCACAGCTTGTCCACTACATATGTACAAGTGCTTCAATCGCGATATTACAAACGGTCTAAAACCATGCCTTTTGACTTCTACTTCATTTTAGATCGAAGTAGGCGACCTCCTATTGGAAATCAATTCCGTGGATGTGCGCGGTTTAACGATGAAAGATGGTACGTAATAGATTAAAGCTATGATtcatccttttgtttttcattacgtTACTACGCCTTTCCCAAGCTAATATTAATcacgttccttttttccagtttTGAAACGCATCCGAATGGCCTCCGATACCATCACGATGATCCTTAAAAAAGGTACGCATTGTCTAAGCGCTCGTCGGTCCAACTGTCGAACCATTCAATATAACtggttttccttgtttttagATGACAACATTAAACAACATGTGTATAGTATGATCCGGGAGAACTCCCCCGATCGCGAGCTACCGACACAAAAGAGGCAGCCGCCGGAAGAGGTTGAAGTGGAGCTGTTCAACAAGGACGATAAAAGGGAAACGTGGGGCTTTGCGGTACAGTGGACTAGTCTATTGGAGCACGTCGTAACATCAGTGTCGACACCGGCCAGAGGAAAGGTAAGATGCGCTCTATACAAGCAAAcgctaattttttttaatgtgtacGTCATGTTGTAATGGAGTGTCATTTGTTTGGTAAAACGTTCTTCCATTTCTATCATTCTGTTGTGTACACGGTTGAAATGATTGCTTAAGGTTCTCCCCAATAAAATGCCTAACTATTGGGGAGAACCTTAAGCACTCTTTTAGgatgttctgtttgttttcttttcttttttgtttgatggTTGATGGTGATAGGGATGGCACACattttagaaaacattcttcatTAAAGGAAATACACAATTACTCTTTCTTTGTTAGATGGTTTACCAATGTTATAGTTATTGTTATTTTGCGATTACAAACCACTTTCTTATACTTGAAGCAGGATAATGAATGAACACTTATGACAACTGTGCCAATTTGAGATAACGTCCATTAAGTAAAGTTTAAAGCAcatgataatttttttcgttaCATAGATGTAAAATCATTTcgaaaaaacttttaaaccataattaaaataagatcaaaaattacaattaaaataagaaacaagatttttttttgaagaaaagaaTGCCGAGAACTAGATTAACATTTAACCAATGCTTCGagtaacatttgttttctgttttgataCTATTTTAGGTGGAAGTTGGTGACGTCTTAGTAACCGTTAACGGCGTTGATGTCCAGAAGATGTCCTTCCATAATGGTAGGTGTCGGCGTGTAGATAAATGTGGTGATATTCATTTGCTAGGTAAATGTACTAATATTTTTGTAATGGCATGTTTGTGCCTTTTCCTACCTCACTTTATGTTTTAGTTGTTAAGCTCCTAGCACGTGTTCCTTTTCCGATCCAGCTGAAATTAAAACGAGGTAAGTTTCGGCCAGCAACTAGATGTGAAGGAATGAAGCTCTCGTTTTCAATCTTCTTAAATCGTTTTATCGTACTCACTTCCAGACCCGTGGATTAAGAACTATGTGCGGGAACAGTTCGCATACCTTTACAACAATCACGACGATCAGAATGAGTCGGGCAAGGTCAAGCAGTTGAAAACGGGCGCTCTTGGATCGCCCGGTCACCAGCAGAAAACTGTTTCCACCTCGCAGCTAGCACAGCCAAAAAACTCGAACCAGCCTCCGTTCAGTCCACCCAGTCCCAAAGGATACACGAATCGCGAATGTCAATCGGAATCAGGTGTTCGAAAGTCGCGCATTCCGGTGCAAATCAACCAGAGCAACTCGTGGAGTGCCCCCCAGTCACCGTCGCGGGCCCGCAAGGCGCCGCGCACCTCACAGATACCGATGGCAAAGACTGATGTGAAAATATCGCGCTACGTAATCACCGGGAAGTCACAGTTTCTGCAGACACGTGAGGAGCAGCGCTTGGTTAAGGAGGTACGTATCGGTTCATCCCAAGCATCTAACCGTATCTATGGTGCATAGGCTTATTTattattcgtttttctttcgtttctcaTACAGCCTGCCAGCGAAGACAGTCTGCGGAAACCTTCGCTGGTCCAATACAACACGCTCTCTTCCTCTACCAGCAACTCGCAAGACATCAGCAGCAGTTACCTGCCCGATGACAATGCCAACGCGAGCGCCCAGTCGCCGGATGTCGCACCGCGCGTGCCAAAGCTCAACAACGAGCAAAATTCGACCTACGATAAGGCAAGTGGGTGCGGATTTCCCGACAAATCGAACGCCGTGCCATTCCATGCAGTGCCGGAGGAGCAGCGGGAGGCCCAAAGCACGGCCGGTGCCAATAATGACGCAGCAAGCGCGAAAAACCAAATTAAAGACAACTGTGATAGCGCGCAGCAGGAGCCGATATTGGCCGGCTCCCGCAAGGAAGATCCAACTGACCAGAGCTACTCAGTGCCAACCTCACCGACCGCTTACACGGCTGCTGCCGGCGACGGTGGTGGGTTGAATGATGAACGATCCGGCATCATCTCGCTGCCGACGAGCCCGGATGGCGTCGAGGGAGGCGATCATCACCCGCACTCCGGCCAATTCCACTACGGCAACACCGGCCGAGGGGCGCCATCCAGCGGCACTACGCTGGAAGATTCGTCGGCCAACGCGGGCATGGGCAGCAATGCCAGCAGCGGTGAACTAACGGCCAACA contains:
- the LOC131290703 gene encoding PH and SEC7 domain-containing protein-like, translated to MAVTVTAVLFRSKEVTNYGFILRQLDSGEHVVYKIAKNTPADMCFEIEVGDLLLEINSVDVRGLTMKDVLKRIRMASDTITMILKKDDNIKQHVYSMIRENSPDRELPTQKRQPPEEVEVELFNKDDKRETWGFAVQWTSLLEHVVTSVSTPARGKM